One Clupea harengus chromosome 3, Ch_v2.0.2, whole genome shotgun sequence DNA window includes the following coding sequences:
- the LOC116219257 gene encoding dual specificity mitogen-activated protein kinase kinase 1-like, translating into LRSQDGGSLDQSLKLAGKIPEQILGKVSIAVLKGLAYLREKHKIMHRDVKPSNILVNSRGEIKLCDFGVSGQLIDSMANSFVGTRSYMSPERLQGTHYSVQSDIWSMGLSLVEMAIGRFPIPPPDARELEQIFGQPVEGDPSSAETSPKPRPPGRPGSSYGPESRPPMAIFELLDYIVNEPPPKLPGIFSADFQDFVNKCLIKNPAERADLKHLVVHPFIKQCEAEEVDFAGWLCSTIGLNQPVTPTHSAGV; encoded by the exons TTGCGTTCGCAGGATGGGGGATCTCTGGACCAGTCCCTGAAGTTGGCCGGCAAAATCCCTGAACAGATCCTGGGCAAAGTCAGCATTGCG GTGTTAAAGGGCCTGGCCTACCTGAGGGAAAAACACAAGATCATGCACAGAG ATGTGAAGCCATCCAACATCCTGGTGAACTCGCGCGGGGAGATCAAGCTGTGCGATTTCGGCGTGAGCGGACAGCTCATCGACTCCATGGCCAACTCGTTTGTGGGGACGCGCTCCTACATGTCC CCGGAGAGACTGCAGGGCACCCACTACTCCGTGCAGTCGGACATCTGGAGCATGGGGCTGTCGCTGGTGGAGATGGCCATCGGACGCTTCCCCATCCCGCCACCCGACGCCAGGGAGCTGGAGCAGATCTTCGGGCAGCCCGTGGAGGGGGACCCCTCGTCCGCAGAGACCTCCCCCAAACCCAGGCCCCCCGGCAGGCCTGGGAGCT CCTACGGCCCTGAGAGCAGGCCTCCGATGGCCATCTTTGAGCTGCTTGACTATATTGTGAATGAG CCTCCTCCAAAGCTGCCGGGGATCTTCAGTGCTGACTTCCAAGATTTCGTTAATAAATG CTTAATCAAGAACCCAGCAGAAAGGGCAGACCTGAAGCACCTGGTG GTCCATCCCTTCATTAAGCAGTGCGAGGCGGAGGAGGTGGACTTTGCCGGCTGGCTGTGCAGCACCATCGGGCTGAACCAACCTGTGACACCCACCCACAGCGCGGGGGTGTGA